A single region of the Thioalkalivibrio nitratireducens DSM 14787 genome encodes:
- a CDS encoding DUF2868 domain-containing protein — protein MTAPQTPFRQRLLAEAVRMEEDRLGRLIEDPAAEARAREGGGDFEQRILRRAVAMDLGRRLATSLENIRQVRSWLLVLVSVLAFLAGVGAAVGVFSQESQINILWALSALLGLQLLMLLLWLVLILYRPRGGGGLLGRAAMGIVHRLGRRLCRQPEAGVVLAAGVGLLRRDGLGKWIASSLTHGLWFLFSLGALLGSMFALSVRQYDFVWGTTLLTEGSFVALVAMLGAPAQGLGWPVPDPAVVMASRIGEASPAGRELWSALLLSALVFYGLVPRLLLTGLSVVLARRALRRLRLDTSLPGYARLSDRLGAPARSIGVLDPQPPDPGTVVPAARGRPGPVRGPVRLIGLELQRTDEDWPPRLAGVDWIPVGRADDRAQRRDVLAALRSWPDTEGVVLVLCSLARTPDRGAERFLAAVCEQSPVPVWAVLDEARLLRSRGIDPAARARQWQAAAGRAGLDYVLEAELDDPRHPGTRELANLLGQGVAPA, from the coding sequence GTGACCGCCCCACAGACCCCGTTCCGTCAGCGCCTGCTTGCCGAAGCCGTGCGCATGGAGGAAGACCGCCTTGGCCGCCTGATCGAAGACCCGGCCGCCGAGGCCCGGGCGCGCGAAGGGGGCGGGGACTTCGAGCAGCGCATTCTCCGGCGCGCGGTCGCGATGGACCTGGGGCGGCGGCTCGCCACCTCGCTGGAAAACATCCGCCAGGTGCGCTCCTGGCTGCTGGTGCTGGTGTCGGTGCTGGCGTTCCTGGCGGGAGTTGGCGCCGCCGTGGGCGTGTTCAGCCAGGAATCGCAGATCAATATCCTGTGGGCGCTGTCCGCGTTGCTGGGGCTGCAGTTGCTGATGCTGCTGCTATGGCTGGTGCTGATCCTGTACCGTCCCCGCGGAGGAGGGGGGCTGCTCGGGCGGGCCGCGATGGGGATCGTACATCGGCTGGGGCGGCGCCTGTGCCGTCAGCCCGAGGCCGGCGTGGTGCTGGCCGCGGGCGTGGGGCTGTTGCGCCGCGACGGCCTCGGCAAATGGATCGCGAGCAGCCTCACGCATGGACTCTGGTTCCTGTTCTCTCTGGGTGCGCTGCTCGGTTCGATGTTCGCGCTGAGCGTGCGCCAGTACGATTTCGTCTGGGGCACGACCCTGCTGACCGAGGGCAGCTTCGTGGCACTGGTTGCGATGCTGGGTGCGCCGGCGCAGGGGTTGGGATGGCCGGTGCCGGATCCCGCGGTGGTGATGGCCAGCCGAATCGGCGAGGCGAGCCCGGCGGGCCGCGAGCTCTGGTCCGCGCTGTTGCTGTCCGCGCTGGTGTTCTACGGCCTGGTGCCGCGGCTGCTGCTGACCGGGCTGAGCGTGGTGCTCGCGCGGCGTGCGTTGCGGCGGCTGCGGCTGGACACGAGTCTTCCCGGATACGCGCGTCTGTCGGACCGGCTGGGCGCACCGGCACGGTCGATCGGGGTGCTCGATCCGCAGCCGCCCGACCCGGGCACGGTCGTACCCGCAGCCCGTGGTCGGCCCGGCCCGGTTCGCGGTCCGGTGCGCCTGATCGGGCTCGAACTGCAGCGCACGGACGAGGACTGGCCGCCCCGGCTGGCCGGCGTCGACTGGATTCCGGTGGGGCGCGCCGACGACCGTGCCCAGCGCCGGGACGTGCTCGCGGCGCTGCGGTCGTGGCCGGATACCGAGGGCGTGGTGCTGGTGCTGTGTTCGTTGGCACGAACCCCGGATCGCGGTGCCGAGCGCTTTCTTGCTGCCGTCTGCGAACAGAGTCCGGTGCCCGTCTGGGCGGTGCTCGACGAGGCGCGGCTGCTGCGTTCCCGCGGCATCGATCCAGCGGCCCGTGCCCGCCAGTGGCAAGCGGCGGCGGGCCGCGCCGGTCTCGATTACGTGCTGGAGGCGGAGCTGGATGACCCGCGGCATCCGGGTACCCGCGAACTGGCGAATCTGCTCGGACAGGGGGTCGCGCCGGCATGA
- a CDS encoding GTPase/DUF3482 domain-containing protein has translation MSDLLKIVVVGHTNTGKTSLLRTLSRDEFFGEVADEPATTRQVEGMQLLLSDGEPVMVLLDTPGLEDPDGVLDLLDRLAGDARFDGPERIRRFLASPEAGTLYEQEAKVLRQMLQSDAAIYVIDSTEQVLGKYREELTILTYCAIPVLPMLNFVADPGSREAEWREQLARVNLHAVVAFDTVVYDEIGERRLYEKLRTLLDRYDEPLRRLIEDRRRHGEWLRRAASEYLAELLIDTAACLRVVPGDLDATKLRERILRNQDDVRQREQRSVDALLRLFRFSDAHYDHHGLPLVNGSWGMDLFNPDALKYYGLRMGGGAAAGAATGAAVDAATFGATLGLGTLSGAAIGALLGTSLPMRRRIWGRLHGLSEWRVSDETLRLLALRQMTLIRALLRRGHAAQAPLSSKADPDDRWTRGPLPAPVREARLKPQWSRLNPDVFDPERGDRQLAVQRLTDQILADLVGPHAE, from the coding sequence ATGAGCGACCTGCTGAAGATCGTGGTGGTCGGGCATACCAATACCGGCAAGACCTCGCTGCTGCGGACGCTGTCACGGGACGAGTTCTTCGGCGAGGTGGCCGACGAGCCGGCGACCACCCGGCAGGTTGAGGGCATGCAGCTGCTGCTGTCCGACGGGGAGCCGGTGATGGTATTGCTGGACACTCCGGGACTGGAAGATCCGGACGGGGTGCTGGATCTGCTCGACCGGCTTGCAGGCGACGCGCGCTTCGACGGTCCGGAACGGATCCGGCGCTTCCTGGCGAGTCCCGAGGCCGGAACGTTGTACGAGCAGGAGGCCAAGGTCCTTCGGCAGATGCTGCAAAGCGATGCCGCGATCTATGTGATCGACAGCACCGAGCAGGTGCTCGGTAAGTACCGCGAGGAGCTGACGATCCTGACCTACTGCGCGATTCCGGTGTTGCCGATGCTGAACTTCGTCGCCGATCCGGGGAGCCGGGAAGCCGAGTGGCGGGAGCAGCTCGCGCGGGTGAACCTGCACGCGGTAGTCGCCTTCGACACCGTCGTCTATGACGAGATCGGCGAGCGTCGCCTGTACGAAAAGCTGCGTACGCTGCTGGACCGCTACGACGAGCCGCTGCGGCGCCTGATCGAGGACCGGCGACGGCACGGTGAATGGCTGCGCCGGGCGGCCTCCGAATACCTCGCGGAACTGCTGATTGATACCGCCGCCTGCCTGCGCGTGGTGCCGGGTGATCTGGATGCGACCAAACTGCGTGAGCGCATCCTCCGCAACCAGGACGACGTGCGTCAGCGCGAGCAGCGCAGCGTCGACGCGCTGCTGCGCCTGTTCCGCTTCAGCGATGCGCATTACGATCACCACGGCCTGCCACTGGTGAACGGATCCTGGGGTATGGATCTGTTCAATCCCGATGCGCTGAAATATTACGGACTGCGCATGGGCGGGGGCGCCGCCGCTGGCGCCGCGACCGGGGCGGCAGTCGATGCTGCGACCTTTGGTGCGACCCTGGGGCTCGGGACGCTGAGCGGGGCGGCAATCGGTGCGCTGCTCGGGACGTCGCTGCCGATGCGTCGACGGATCTGGGGGCGGCTGCACGGCCTGTCGGAATGGCGGGTATCCGACGAAACCCTGCGCCTGCTGGCGCTGCGCCAGATGACGCTGATCCGGGCTTTGCTGCGCCGTGGCCACGCCGCACAGGCGCCGCTGTCGTCGAAGGCCGACCCTGACGACCGCTGGACCCGGGGTCCGCTGCCGGCACCGGTGCGCGAGGCGCGGCTGAAGCCCCAGTGGTCGCGTTTGAATCCGGACGTCTTCGATCCCGAGCGTGGCGATCGTCAGCTGGCGGTCCAGCGCCTGACGGACCAGATCCTCGCCGACCTCGTCGGCCCGCACGCCGAGTGA
- a CDS encoding HD-GYP domain-containing protein, which translates to MEQLPKGLQPLVVALSERDLYTERHCARVTGIALTLGSLCGLSSRELRLLRIGSTLHDVGKIGIPDQILLKPARLDSDEWTVMQRHAELGQKICDVLNIRNADEIGRVVRHHHEAFDGTGYPDGLAGASIPVQSRIIAIADSYDAMALARPYHSPRSHAQVMEVLFDQTGTKYDPDILDLLGTFIHRSRYRAE; encoded by the coding sequence ATGGAGCAACTACCCAAGGGCCTACAACCCCTGGTCGTGGCGCTGAGCGAGCGCGACTTGTACACGGAGCGCCATTGCGCGCGGGTTACGGGTATCGCCCTGACGCTGGGGAGCCTCTGCGGCCTGAGCTCGCGGGAACTGCGGCTGCTGCGGATCGGCAGCACGCTGCACGATGTCGGCAAGATCGGGATTCCCGACCAGATCCTGCTGAAGCCGGCGCGCCTCGATTCGGACGAATGGACCGTGATGCAGCGCCACGCGGAGCTCGGGCAGAAGATCTGCGATGTCCTGAATATCCGCAATGCAGACGAGATCGGCCGGGTCGTGCGCCATCACCACGAGGCTTTCGATGGCACCGGGTATCCGGACGGTCTCGCCGGAGCGTCGATCCCGGTGCAGTCGAGGATCATCGCGATCGCGGACAGCTACGACGCGATGGCCCTCGCCCGGCCATATCATTCCCCGCGTTCCCATGCGCAGGTGATGGAGGTGCTGTTCGACCAGACGGGCACGAAGTACGACCCGGACATTCTCGACCTGCTGGGCACTTTCATTCACCGTAGCCGGTACCGGGCGGAGTAG
- a CDS encoding zinc metalloprotease HtpX produces MDRAELSRHRLGNGVQTVLLLLGLMGLLGVIGTLIGGPWYGLVAMALVVLLYLFHPVVPPALILRLYRASRLQPRHAPALNEVLHELARRAELPSVPALYYLPIPLMNAFSVGDRREAAIALSDGLLQRLTLREIVAVLGHEVSHIAHNDLRTMTFADLSSRVTGLLSLLGLFLLAVNLPLVVLGGATISWMAIALLVFAPTLSALLQLGLARSREYQADLGAVALTGDPKGLALALARLEQAQGALWEQVLLPGRRVPEPSWLRTHPPTEQRIARLMALESRSERYPRSALAGAYDPRTLPRTGVRGPRWRIGGLWF; encoded by the coding sequence ATGGATCGCGCGGAACTCTCGAGACACCGGCTCGGCAATGGCGTGCAGACCGTATTGTTGCTGCTGGGTCTGATGGGCTTGCTGGGGGTTATCGGCACGTTGATCGGCGGTCCCTGGTACGGGCTGGTGGCGATGGCGCTGGTCGTGCTGCTGTACTTGTTTCACCCGGTGGTGCCGCCGGCGCTGATCCTGCGTCTCTATCGCGCGAGTCGGCTGCAGCCCCGCCACGCCCCGGCGCTGAACGAGGTGCTGCACGAGCTGGCACGCCGGGCCGAGTTGCCGTCGGTCCCGGCGCTTTATTACCTGCCCATCCCGCTGATGAACGCGTTCTCGGTGGGTGACCGCCGCGAGGCCGCGATCGCGTTGTCCGACGGCCTGCTGCAACGGTTGACGCTGCGCGAGATCGTCGCGGTGCTGGGGCACGAGGTGAGCCACATCGCCCACAACGATCTGCGTACGATGACCTTCGCAGATCTCTCTAGCCGCGTGACCGGGCTGTTGTCGCTGCTGGGCCTGTTCCTGCTGGCGGTGAATCTGCCGCTGGTGGTGCTGGGCGGCGCGACGATCAGCTGGATGGCGATCGCGCTGCTGGTGTTCGCACCGACGCTCAGCGCGCTCTTGCAATTGGGGCTGGCGCGCAGCCGCGAATACCAGGCCGACCTGGGAGCCGTGGCGCTCACGGGGGATCCGAAGGGGCTGGCGCTGGCACTGGCCCGACTGGAGCAGGCGCAGGGTGCGCTGTGGGAACAGGTACTGCTGCCCGGGCGGCGTGTTCCGGAACCCTCCTGGCTGCGTACGCACCCCCCGACGGAGCAGCGGATCGCGCGCCTGATGGCACTGGAGTCCCGATCCGAGCGGTATCCGCGGAGTGCGCTCGCTGGCGCCTACGATCCGCGTACCCTGCCGCGCACCGGCGTGCGCGGGCCGCGCTGGCGCATCGGCGGGTTGTGGTTCTGA
- a CDS encoding FKBP-type peptidyl-prolyl cis-trans isomerase gives MQISANKVVSIDYTLTNDQGQVLDTSEGREPMAYLQGHRNIISGLESALEGKSAGDRVQVTVAPEQAYGERNDALRQAVPRTMFEDADQVQVGMQFQTMTEQGAQVVTVTAVDAEHVTVDANHPLAGETLTFDVTIVDVREASEEELEHGHVHGPGGHQH, from the coding sequence ATGCAAATTTCTGCGAACAAGGTGGTCTCCATCGATTACACGCTGACGAACGATCAGGGGCAGGTGCTCGACACCTCCGAGGGCCGGGAGCCCATGGCCTATCTTCAAGGCCACCGCAACATCATTTCCGGGCTCGAGTCCGCGTTGGAGGGCAAGTCCGCCGGCGACCGCGTGCAAGTCACGGTTGCGCCCGAACAGGCGTACGGCGAGCGCAATGATGCGCTGCGCCAGGCGGTGCCGCGCACGATGTTCGAGGACGCGGATCAGGTGCAGGTCGGAATGCAGTTTCAGACGATGACCGAGCAGGGTGCCCAGGTCGTGACGGTGACGGCGGTGGACGCGGAGCACGTGACTGTGGATGCCAACCACCCGCTGGCCGGCGAGACGCTGACCTTCGACGTGACCATCGTCGACGTGCGCGAGGCCTCCGAAGAGGAACTCGAGCACGGCCATGTGCACGGCCCTGGCGGTCACCAGCACTGA